GGTGATTTTGTTTTGCTTCTGACTGAGATCCAAGTTCGACAATGTCTTAAAGTTGTATCATGGTCTTACTTTTTCTCAGCATAGGTTCATCTAGTGATTGCCGAAATTGCCCTTCAGGGCATGGTATGTCATGAATAGGTCGACTCTTAGCAGTAATAGTCCATCTTTCCAGAACATAATGCTGTGGTAATCTATTTAATTTAGCTTTCTTGCAAAAAATATACAAGATATGCCTACAGAGAATCCCCATAAATTCCCACATATGGCATGTACATGTGGCATGTCCTTCAGTACCCTCCAATGTCACGTGGTACAGAGGTGTTTCTTTACCATAAGCTGCGACTCCATATGTCTTACTCTCACCCTTTTTGGACAACTTTCTTGCTAGGTACAATAGACTATTGAACAGCTCAtcctaaaagattataaaagaCTTTCTTGTATAAACTTTTGCTGCCTCCTCTTCAATTTTAAGAGGTGTCTTCAAAATCGCACGAGTAGATTTCGTCCGCacatccttctctttctctttaaagtaACGTGCATCTAGAGTTTTTTCATACTGATGAACAAAGTCACTAATCATAGTACTTGAACGAACATAGTCTTTAAAGAATTTGTTCATGCTTTCACTCATTTGAGTCGTTGACATACCGGCACAAAATGTTGAATGCAAATAGGCCGGAACCCACTTATCTAGTCGGATGTAGAGATTTTTCAACCAATTATTTTCTCCTAATTCATACTTCACTAATATCGAAGCCCATTCCTCTTCGAATTCATTAGTGGTAATTGTCTCATGGATGCAATGACGAAAATCTTTCTGAAAGTCCGGAAACATGTTATTTACATGGGCCAAGTGTTCGGGAAACTTTTGTAGAATATGCCATAAGCACAACCGATGAGTTGTATTTGGGAGTACCTCTGCAATGGCCTTAGCCATCGCTTTGTCATCGTCTGTAATTATGATTGAAGGGGCACGCCCAAGCATTGCCTCTTGCCATGTTCTCAGTAATCATATATATGATTCGGTTGTTTCATTAACTAACAAAGCACAACCAAACATAATGGTCTGATGATGATGGTTAACTCCTGAAAACGGCACAAATGGCATTTTATAAATGTTGGTCAAGTAGGTGGCATCAAACGTGATAACATCTCCAAAATGTTGGTATGTCGCTCTTGAACGAGCATCAGCCCAAAAACAACTTCCCATACACCCATCCTTATCTATTTGCATGGAGAACACAAATCCAGGTTCTTTGAGTTGTCGTTCCAAAAAATAGGAGTATAACCGTTGCACATCCCcctcttcaaatttttttctccttttgtttccCAAGTAATTTTCGACATCATTCCCAATACAACCAACATTGAAGTCACCCCCTGATTCTTTACTCAACACTGACATAATCTTCTTTGTCGGTATACCGGACTCATTCAAAgtcattataagttttttttgaaCGTTAGTAACTCTCCTATGTCCACGGAGAAAACTAGCACTTCTCGGTGTAAGTAGAACATGGTTATGCCCAAGCACAAACTTGTTGACTATCCACTTTTCACCATCTTTTTTTATACCCATCAAAGCTTTACATCCAATCTTAGTCTCAACAAGTTCAGGCATAGTTCGTTCTTTTGCTTTCCGAGTTACTCGCCGAAATCTTTCCCTTGTACAAACATAGTCTACTgcacataattttttcttatctttcgACAACCGAGTATGATTCGTCCGAATTGCAAAACTTTTTCGTCTTGCATATGCcttataaaatgttttggcaTCTTCCACATCGTCAAATAACATACCAATGACTGGCTCCAGTGGACCACTAACCGGATTGACTTCTCCATCCACATTCACTCCATCTTCAACATTCATACCATTTTCAACATCAATACCATATTCAACATTCATACCATTTTTAACATTCACCCCATCCTCACGTTCTTCACTATCAAACCAATAAATTTGTTCATTCCATACAAaacataacattaaaaaatcattatttatacAAGAGACATTCTCCAACAATAAGAGATTTTAACACTAACTATTCTAACACACACTAATGATGATAGATATTCCCTCTACTGTGCAAATCTGGAACTGTGcaaaataatgagtaaaatCATCATCTAACACACACTAATGATAGATATTCCCTCTACTCAATGTAATATCCTCGCCAGCCTATTGAAATTTCCTCGTGGTTGGGAAATAAGAATAATACTAGAATTTCTGGTTTTCGAAATTACAAACACCAAGTAGAAGAAATTTTTGGATCCTTTTGGGATCTTTTTCTTGCATGCAGGGATATGTTTTCCATGGAATATAAAACCCAGAATTTATAGTTCAAATGTCATAACATTCTTGATATTCCTTGAACTATATATCATTTACCTTACCAGATCAGATTGAATCCTACATTCATCATatacaaaaacatcaaaatgtGCTATTATCGCCGGCCTATGTGGTAACCCATTCGTAGtatacccaagaaaaaaaaaaaaaaaagcctcacTCATACAATAGCATTGACCAATCGTTTATATTAGGAAAAATAGGAAAAACTATTTCAGTCAATGCTTACTGGTATATGATTTTCTAAGGTATTCTCTAccttaaaaaattgttttttctttgaatgTGGGCTTGTCTGATTTTTCTTAGCTTTGGGATTTTATGATAGTATTTTCTAGGAGTCTCTCTGTGTGTGTATCAAAGCAGGGCATTTCAATAGACGGTATTAAAACAGGGCATTTCAATAGAACGAATCAATGAAGATTAACAATAAAATAGCTTACATTACTTCCTTCCCATGTTTCATCCAACCGATTTTCCATGAGAAATCACTATCAATGGGAACTGTGGGGCGTTGAGGTGGGCGTCAGAACTGTGGGCATCGGAATGAGAGGTGGGCGTCAGAACTGTGTGCGTCGGAATGAGAGGTTGACGTCGACAAGAGATGGACTGCGGAGTAAGGTGGGCATTGCAACCGTGGGAGTCGAAACTGTGTTGTCGTCTATACGTGAGCTACGTGGATTGAGTATTGTGAGTTACGCGGACTGAGCATCGAATTGTGAAAGAGGGTTGTGTTTAGGTTGTGATTCTCTGTGGCCGCTCACTTTTCTATTATGTGTAATAGCTGATGTGGCATGTAATCAGTGAAGGGCTGTTTTTATACTAAAACCAGCCGGACCGGCCAGAAGCATTCCTCAAATCGATAATGTCTCAATTGAGAAGGTGTATAAATTCTTGTTTTGCAAAAACAGTAGGagtgatttttaaataaaaatttaatttaattagttaacTTTTAAACATATAAAAAGGTTAGCAATTTATGTTATTGGCACCGTTTTAAGTGACTGttaagttaaattaatatttttaatttttttattcatattttttttattattttaaaatattttttaaaaaatataaaaaaaatatatcagtcacttttttaattattaaataaaaaaaaattaattagacaaATTGATTAgataaaagtaacatttttctatatttatttgacCGATAccttaacttattttattttattttatactgcTTAACCTCCATCTTTCTCATCACATATGCATTATAATAAGACGCTGTTACGTCTATAGATGAAGGTCACCGAACAGactaaatgtatatatatatatttttttatatctttaaatatttttttaaaaataattaataatattatttaaaaataattttttaattattaagtaaaaaaataaaaataaaaacaattaaaaataaagaaatcggTGGGCTTCATCTGTGGAGTAAGCATTTTCCTTACAATAATCATATCGGAAACCGATAGTCCAAGTTGGCGTGGACACCGTACAGTTTACAGTTCAGCTTCAGCAACCACAATCTTGCCACGTCTGTCACATGGGCCGCTTCTTTGCTTAAGAGAGCCAACCCCACAGCCGAGAAGCTCCTGCCTCCTTTTCCG
This genomic interval from Juglans regia cultivar Chandler chromosome 3, Walnut 2.0, whole genome shotgun sequence contains the following:
- the LOC108994866 gene encoding protein FAR1-RELATED SEQUENCE 5-like, translated to MAKAIAEVLPNTTHRLCLWHILQKFPEHLAHVNNMFPDFQKDFRHCIHETITTNEFEEEWASILVKYELGENNWLKNLYIRLDKWVPAYLHSTFCAGMSTTQMSESMNKFFKDYVRSSTMISDFVHQYEKTLDARYFKEKEKDVRTKSTRAILKTPLKIEEEAAKVYTRKSFIIF
- the LOC108994865 gene encoding protein FAR1-RELATED SEQUENCE 5-like, which produces MDHSSRKRRQELLGCGVGSLKQRSGPCDRRGKIVVAEAELIQSDLVSEEREDGVNVKNGMNVEYGIDVENGMNVEDGVNVDGEVNPVSGPLEPVIGMLFDDVEDAKTFYKAYARRKSFAIRTNHTRLSKDKKKLCAVDYVCTRERFRRVTRKAKERTMPELVETKIGCKALMGIKKDGEKWIVNKFVLGHNHVLLTPRSASFLRGHRRVTNVQKKLIMTLNESGIPTKKIMSVLSKESGGDFNVGCIGNDVENYLGNKRRKKFEEGDVQRLYSYFLERQLKEPGFVFSMQIDKDGCMGSCFWADARSRATYQHFGDVITFDATYLTNIYKMPFVPFSGVNHHHQTIMFGCALLVNETTESYI